Proteins encoded within one genomic window of Rutidosis leptorrhynchoides isolate AG116_Rl617_1_P2 unplaced genomic scaffold, CSIRO_AGI_Rlap_v1 contig241, whole genome shotgun sequence:
- the LOC139882187 gene encoding LOW QUALITY PROTEIN: kinesin-like protein KIN-7F (The sequence of the model RefSeq protein was modified relative to this genomic sequence to represent the inferred CDS: inserted 1 base in 1 codon), translated as MCGITEYAIDDIYDYIQKHEEREFVLKFSAIEIYNEAVRDLLSSDSTPLRLLDDPERGTVVERLTEEILEGKSHLFELLSMCEAQRHIGETSMNETSSRSHQILRLTVESSARAYMGVGSSSTLTAHVNFIDLAGSERASQTLSAGVRLKEGSHINRSLLTXGTVIRKLSKGKNGHVPYRDSKLTRILQNSLGGNARTAIICTMSPARSHVEQSRNTLLFASCAKEVNTNAHVNVVMSDKALVKQLQKELARLESEMKSLGSAPISRDSSALLREKDFKFKMYTQMDKEIKELTQQRDAAQSWVESLLRSGGGEGGGNRLLRLEEQASVDSPQTARINMQFAKNVEENFLLDDSTPKFVGLDPCEDWENIPERSSNKPYENHVSNEVEDHPEEKNTEKSTMNVAASAEDNKENNYVDPEMGEKESDVISTEETYDALKQKVLEMQNTINYLVALYPIEQSPCSSEMDSSSCSSLSLPRSRSCKARLSNISSPNSNEKDSPTSNHAGMNRKLSEIKSSASSRDLPRKNHSFSSSETQSLRSLRKENLPPTYHEKRNYSHELGNLSRKYSLSSMDSLSDGGDSISICGSTFTPLEMSEQKKLPMVGSSGVVEFEAASSVNGTTPWQSSGNGWSLTFGNQRKEIIELWADCNVPLLHRTYFFLLFKGDPSDSVYIEVELRRLYFLKETFSKGTRTTRDSQIVTTASSLKALNRERVLISKKIQKKFSRKDREGLYQKWGIGLKSRQRSLQLAHKIWTDTKDIEHVKKSAALVAKLVGFIEPGQVPKEIFGLTFLPRQLTGWKTIMSPLMSPVL; from the exons ATGTGTGGAATTACTGAATATGCTATAGACGACATATATGACTACATACAAAAG CACGAAGAAAGGGAATTTGTATTGAAATTTTCTGCCATCGAGATATACAATGAAGCTGTGAGAGATCTCTTAAGCTCAGATAGTACCCCTCTTAGACTATTAGATGATCCAGAG AGGGGAACAGTGGTTGAGAGACTAACAGAGGAGATTCTGGAAGGCAAGAGTCATCTTTTTGAACTCCTTTCCATGTGTGAAGCCCAAAGACATATAGGAGAAACCTCTATGAATGAAACTAGTTCTCGCTCTCATCAAATTCTAAGACTA ACGGTTGAAAGTTCTGCTCGGGCATATATGGGTGTTGGAAGTTCTAGCACTCTTACAGCACATGTG AATTTTATTGATCTTGCTGGGAGTGAGCGTGCTTCTCAAACATTATCAGCAGGTGTGAGACTGAAAGAAGGTAGTCACATTAATCGTAGTTTACTAA TTGGAACCGTCATTCGTAAATTGAG CAAGGGGAAAAATGGGCATGTACCGTATAGAGATTCTAAGTTAACAAGAATTCTTCAGAATTCTCTTGGGGGAAATGCTAGAACAGCCATCATTTGCACGATGAGCCCAGCACGAAGCCACGTTGAGCAGTCAAGAAATACTCTTTTGTTCGCAAGCTGTGCAAAAGAAGTTAATACAAATGCACATGTAAATGTGGTGATGTCTGATAAAGCATTGGTAAAGCAATTGCAAAAGGAATTGGCTAGACTCGAGAGCGAGATGAAGAGCTTAGGATCGGCTCCTATCTCACGTGATTCTTCTGCTTTACTTAGAGAGAAAGACTTCAAATTCAAAATGTAT ACACAGATGGATAAAGAAATAAAAGAATTGACTCAACAACGCGATGCTGCTCAGTCTTGGGTTGAGAGTTTGCTACGATCTGGAGGAGGAGAAGGAGGAGGAAATCGGTTACTGAGACTTGAGGAACAAGCAAGCGTGGATAGTCCTCAAACTGCCAGAATTAACATGCAGTTTGCTAAAAATGTGGAAGAGAACTTCCTTCTGGATGACAGTACTCCAAAATTTGTTGGACTTGATCCATGTGAGGATTGGGAGAACATTCCTGAAAGATCTTCAAACAAACCATATGAAAATCATGTCTCTAATGAGGTTGAAGATCATCCTGAAGAGAAAAATACAGAGAAATCAACCATGAACGTTGCCGCTTCAGCAGAAGATAATAAGGAGAATAACTATGTTGATCCGGAGATGGGAGAGAAGGAATCTGATGTAATTAGCACAGAGGAAACATATGATGCATTGAAACAAAAGGTTTTGGAGATGCAAAATACAATAAACTACCTTGTTGCACTTTATCCTATAGAACAATCTCCTTGTTCCTCAGAGATGGATTCTTCAAGTTGTAGTAGTTTGAGTTTACCAAGAAGCAGAAGCTGCAAAGCTCGTCTCTCGAATATTTCATCGCCAAACTCGAATGAAAAGGATTCTCCTACAAGTAATCATGCAGGAATGAATAGAAAGCTTTCTGAGATAAAGAGCAGTGCGAGTAGCAGAGATTTGCCTAGGAAAAATCATTCTTTTAGTTCTTCAGAAACACAAAGCTTGAGAAGTTTGCGCAAAGAGAACTTACCACCCACATATCACGAGAAACGGAATTACAGTCATGAGCTTGGAAACTTGTCTAGGAAATATTCGCTTAGTTCAATGGATTCGCTTTCAGACGGAGGGGATTCAATTAGCATTTGTGGATCGACTTTCACGCCATTGGAAATGTCAGAACAAAAGAAATTACCTATGGTTGGGAGTAGTGGTGTTGTTGAATTTGAAGCAGCATCAAGTGTTAATGGAACTACTCCTTGGCAAAGTTCTGGAAATGGTTGGTCATTGACTTTTGGGAATCAGAGGAAAGAAATCATCGAGCTCTGGGCAGATTGTAACGTGCCGTTACTCCATCGAACTTATTTCTTCCTTCTCTTTAAGGGCGATCCGTCAGATTCTGTTTACATTGAGGTAGAACTTCGAAGATTGTATTTCCTTAAGGAAACTTTTTCTAAAGGAACTCGTACCACAAGAGATAGTCAAATTGTGACAACAGCTTCCAG CTTGAAGGCTTTGAATCGCGAGAGAGTCTTGATCAGCAAGAAAATCCAGAAGAAGTTTTCGAGAAAAGACAGAGAAGGGCTTTACCAGAAATGGGGAATCGGGTTGAAATCGAGACAGAGAAGCTTACAATTGGCACACAAGATATGGACTGATACGAAAGACATTGAACATGTAAAGAAGAGTGCTGCTCTTGTGGCAAAGCTGGTAGGATTCATAGAGCCAGGCCAAGTTCCTAAGGAGATATTTGGACTCACTTTCTTGCCACGACAGCTTACTGGCTGGAAGACAATCATGTCTCCTCTCATGTCTCCAGTATTGTGA